A window of the Zerene cesonia ecotype Mississippi chromosome 24, Zerene_cesonia_1.1, whole genome shotgun sequence genome harbors these coding sequences:
- the LOC119836343 gene encoding endoplasmic reticulum junction formation protein lunapark-B, with amino-acid sequence MGLIISRFRRKKTTKEILEELETRIKSIERDGEYKEQTHKRVIGMIMVNSVGLYVLFALLYYFMYVGKSQYWVHSVMYASPLLVLPVLVIFLRSAISSYYTWSLNKNRVKLTKMRDEKKKILEEVMNTETYKVAKEILDKYGAPEEQSKALKPFTPTVAVAQSTPQATPIQLRQRQFALQTSTPNKNMNLVPATPGVVFNGPRLRSDQLPRPLPDSNRSALDKVVDYLLKDGPNYRMALICTECFSHNGMAM; translated from the exons ATGGGCCTTATAATATCAAGATTCCGA CGCAAGAAGACGACGAAGGAGATACTCGAAGAGCTCGAGACCAGGATAAAGAGCATAGAGAGAGACGGCGAATACAAGGAGCAGACGCACAAGCGCGTGATCGGTATGATAATGGTCAACTCGGTGGGGCTATACGTGCTGTTCGCGCTGCTTTACTACTTCATGTATGTGGGCAAGAGCCAATACTGGGTGCACTCGGTGATGTACGCGTCGCCGCTGCTGGTGCTGCCCGTGTT AGTTATATTCCTGAGGTCGGCCATATCGTCTTATTACACTTGGAGTCTGAACAAGAACAGAGTTAAGCTGACCAAGATGAGAGACGAGAAGAAGAAGATTCTGGAGGAGGTGATGAACACGGAGACTTATAAG GTCGCGAAGGAAATATTAGACAAGTACGGCGCACCGGAGGAGCAATCGAAAGCGTTGAAACCTTTCACTCCCACTGTAGCCGTCGCTCAGAGTACACCGCAGG CTACCCCCATCCAGCTAAGGCAGAGGCAGTTCGCCCTGCAGACATCGACTCCAAACAAAAACATGAACCTCGTGCCCGCAACGCCGGGGGTTGTTTTCAATGGACCAAGGTTGAGG tcGGATCAGTTACCACGCCCTCTACCGGACAGCAATAGATCTGCGTTGGACAAAGTTGtggattatttattgaaagatGGCCCCAATTATCGGATGGCGCTCATATGTACTGAATGCTTCTCGCATAATG GCATGGCGATG
- the LOC119836344 gene encoding chorion class A protein L11-like — protein sequence MDQKNVISQPIGAGITNLSVNNLANNALLANNMALGNNIAANGIAALGNGIAGNTIAANTNALNANANSLSYAGLPISGVAPIGYGDIAVAGEIPVGGSTGVAGNVPVIGFVTFEGNVPAGGTVTLASNCGNNPIY from the exons ATGGACCAAAAG aATGTCATCAGCCAACCAATTGGTGCTGGTATAACCAACCTAAGTGTGAACAATCTGGCAAACAACGCGTTACTGGCTAACAACATGGCATTAGGAAATAATATAGCTGCCAATGGCATAGCAGCGCTTGGCAATGGCATTGCTGGCAACACGATAGCTGCTAATACGAACGCATTAAACGCAAACGCTAATAGCCTTTCATACGCTGGTCTCCCTATATCTGGGGTAGCGCCTATTGGTTATGGTGATATTGCTGTGGCTGGGGAAATTCCAGTAGGTGGTTCCACGGGTGTTGCTGGCAATGTACCAGTGATTGGTTTTGTCACGTTCGAGGGCAACGTGCCAGCGGGTGGCACGGTCACACTGGCAAGCAATTGTGGGAACAACcctatttattga